The Rhinoraja longicauda isolate Sanriku21f chromosome 25, sRhiLon1.1, whole genome shotgun sequence genome has a window encoding:
- the LOC144605908 gene encoding RING finger protein 215-like isoform X5, with the protein MRSGAGRPSSASGRAATTGCRGRCWRLAAAKVKDEPLDIQPSKGEKWIGVVSVDDDQVEKKGSSKQEWFAAAVINKMKRALVLGASALLILVLNQNAFTEMDISQVLSKPVVVMQSSENVTKLLGALLSGLRASAKITFKSIIQNDLGATLTLWSTCGRSRGGLYGEWQGVICTGENSSQVQKYLHQLWNTVLLVGLILCTGVIVQAQWQYRHYESSSEDLEMNLKQQVLKQLSAMKTRKYFPNKRHKTQSQEHESCAVCLEEFHKNQCLRVLPCLHEFHRDCVDPWLLLQQTCPLCKRNVLEGDPCGHS; encoded by the exons ATGCGCAGCGGGGCTGGTCGGCCGAGTTCGGCTTCAGGTCGGGCAGCAACTACCGGCTGCAGGGGACGGTGCTGGCGCCTGGCAGCGGCCAAG GTTAAAGATGAACCATTGGACATTCAGCCAAGCAAGGGAGAGAAATGGATTGGAGTCGTTTCTGTTGATGATGACCAGGTTGAAAAAAAAGGAAGCAGCAAGCAGGAATGGTTTGCTGCTGCAGTTATTAATAAG ATGAAAAGAGCACTTGTTCTAGGAGCATCAGCTCTGTTAATTTTGGTTTTGAATCAAAATGCCTTCACTGAG ATGGACATCTCTCAAGTACTTTCTAAACCTGTAGTTGTAATGCAGAGCTCCGAAAATGTGACAAAACTTCTGGGAGCCTTGTTAAG TGGGCTTCGTGCATCTgccaaaataacttttaaaagcaTAATTCAGAATGATCTG GGAGCAACATTAACGCTGTGGTCAACCTGTGGGCGCTCACGAGGTGGGCTGTATGGGGAATGGCAGGGAGTGATTTGTACAGGAGAGAACAGCTCTCAGGTTCAG AAATATCTGCATCAGCTGTGGAACACTGTTCTACTGGTGGGCTTAATCCTGTGTACTGGAGTCattgtacaggcccagtggcaaTATAGACACTACGAATCTAGTTCTGAAGATTTGGAG ATGAACTTAAAACAACAAGTTTTAAAGCAGTTATCGGCAATGAAAACtagaaaatattttccaaataaaagacacaaaacacAGTCACAAGAGCATGAAAGTTGTGCGGTGTGCTTGGAAGAATTCCACAAAAATCAG TGTTTACGTGTGTTGCCTTGTCTACACGAGTTTCACAGGGATTGTGTTGATCCTTGGTTGCTGCTTCAACAGACTTGCCCCCTGTGTAAGCGAAATGTACTTG AAGGTGATCCATGTGGCCACAGCTGA
- the LOC144605908 gene encoding RING finger protein 215-like isoform X4, translating into MVDVCWKRLGFYLLLTASLLRWCAAAAAEKVALVDVLLMDAQRGWSAEFGFRSGSNYRLQGTVLAPGSGQGNEGLCAFPKHNPDSLEGSLILVKDEPLDIQPSKGEKWIGVVSVDDDQVEKKGSSKQEWFAAAVINKMKRALVLGASALLILVLNQNAFTEMDISQVLSKPVVVMQSSENVTKLLGALLSGLRASAKITFKSIIQNDLGATLTLWSTCGRSRGGLYGEWQGVICTGENSSQVQKYLHQLWNTVLLVGLILCTGVIVQAQWQYRHYESSSEDLECLRVLPCLHEFHRDCVDPWLLLQQTCPLCKRNVLEGDPCGHS; encoded by the exons ATGGTGGACGTGTGTTGGAAGCGGCTCGGCTTTTATCTGCTCCTCACTGCCTCCCTCCTCCGTTGGTGCGCGGCGGCGGCCGCCGAGAAGGTGGCGCTGGTGGACGTCTTGCTGATGGATGCGCAGCGGGGCTGGTCGGCCGAGTTCGGCTTCAGGTCGGGCAGCAACTACCGGCTGCAGGGGACGGTGCTGGCGCCTGGCAGCGGCCAAGGTAACGAGGGGCTGTGCGCCTTTCCCAAACATAACCCGGACAGCTTAGAAGGAAGCTTAATATTA GTTAAAGATGAACCATTGGACATTCAGCCAAGCAAGGGAGAGAAATGGATTGGAGTCGTTTCTGTTGATGATGACCAGGTTGAAAAAAAAGGAAGCAGCAAGCAGGAATGGTTTGCTGCTGCAGTTATTAATAAG ATGAAAAGAGCACTTGTTCTAGGAGCATCAGCTCTGTTAATTTTGGTTTTGAATCAAAATGCCTTCACTGAG ATGGACATCTCTCAAGTACTTTCTAAACCTGTAGTTGTAATGCAGAGCTCCGAAAATGTGACAAAACTTCTGGGAGCCTTGTTAAG TGGGCTTCGTGCATCTgccaaaataacttttaaaagcaTAATTCAGAATGATCTG GGAGCAACATTAACGCTGTGGTCAACCTGTGGGCGCTCACGAGGTGGGCTGTATGGGGAATGGCAGGGAGTGATTTGTACAGGAGAGAACAGCTCTCAGGTTCAG AAATATCTGCATCAGCTGTGGAACACTGTTCTACTGGTGGGCTTAATCCTGTGTACTGGAGTCattgtacaggcccagtggcaaTATAGACACTACGAATCTAGTTCTGAAGATTTGGAG TGTTTACGTGTGTTGCCTTGTCTACACGAGTTTCACAGGGATTGTGTTGATCCTTGGTTGCTGCTTCAACAGACTTGCCCCCTGTGTAAGCGAAATGTACTTG AAGGTGATCCATGTGGCCACAGCTGA
- the LOC144605908 gene encoding RING finger protein 215-like isoform X2 — protein MVDVCWKRLGFYLLLTASLLRWCAAAAAEKVALVDVLLMDAQRGWSAEFGFRSGSNYRLQGTVLAPGSGQGNEGLCAFPKHNPDSLEGSLILVKDEPLDIQPSKGEKWIGVVSVDDDQVEKKGSSKQEWFAAAVINKMKRALVLGASALLILVLNQNAFTEMDISQVLSKPVVVMQSSENVTKLLGALLSGLRASAKITFKSIIQNDLKYLHQLWNTVLLVGLILCTGVIVQAQWQYRHYESSSEDLEMNLKQQVLKQLSAMKTRKYFPNKRHKTQSQEHESCAVCLEEFHKNQCLRVLPCLHEFHRDCVDPWLLLQQTCPLCKRNVLEGDPCGHS, from the exons ATGGTGGACGTGTGTTGGAAGCGGCTCGGCTTTTATCTGCTCCTCACTGCCTCCCTCCTCCGTTGGTGCGCGGCGGCGGCCGCCGAGAAGGTGGCGCTGGTGGACGTCTTGCTGATGGATGCGCAGCGGGGCTGGTCGGCCGAGTTCGGCTTCAGGTCGGGCAGCAACTACCGGCTGCAGGGGACGGTGCTGGCGCCTGGCAGCGGCCAAGGTAACGAGGGGCTGTGCGCCTTTCCCAAACATAACCCGGACAGCTTAGAAGGAAGCTTAATATTA GTTAAAGATGAACCATTGGACATTCAGCCAAGCAAGGGAGAGAAATGGATTGGAGTCGTTTCTGTTGATGATGACCAGGTTGAAAAAAAAGGAAGCAGCAAGCAGGAATGGTTTGCTGCTGCAGTTATTAATAAG ATGAAAAGAGCACTTGTTCTAGGAGCATCAGCTCTGTTAATTTTGGTTTTGAATCAAAATGCCTTCACTGAG ATGGACATCTCTCAAGTACTTTCTAAACCTGTAGTTGTAATGCAGAGCTCCGAAAATGTGACAAAACTTCTGGGAGCCTTGTTAAG TGGGCTTCGTGCATCTgccaaaataacttttaaaagcaTAATTCAGAATGATCTG AAATATCTGCATCAGCTGTGGAACACTGTTCTACTGGTGGGCTTAATCCTGTGTACTGGAGTCattgtacaggcccagtggcaaTATAGACACTACGAATCTAGTTCTGAAGATTTGGAG ATGAACTTAAAACAACAAGTTTTAAAGCAGTTATCGGCAATGAAAACtagaaaatattttccaaataaaagacacaaaacacAGTCACAAGAGCATGAAAGTTGTGCGGTGTGCTTGGAAGAATTCCACAAAAATCAG TGTTTACGTGTGTTGCCTTGTCTACACGAGTTTCACAGGGATTGTGTTGATCCTTGGTTGCTGCTTCAACAGACTTGCCCCCTGTGTAAGCGAAATGTACTTG AAGGTGATCCATGTGGCCACAGCTGA
- the LOC144605908 gene encoding RING finger protein 215-like isoform X1, producing MVDVCWKRLGFYLLLTASLLRWCAAAAAEKVALVDVLLMDAQRGWSAEFGFRSGSNYRLQGTVLAPGSGQGNEGLCAFPKHNPDSLEGSLILVKDEPLDIQPSKGEKWIGVVSVDDDQVEKKGSSKQEWFAAAVINKMKRALVLGASALLILVLNQNAFTEMDISQVLSKPVVVMQSSENVTKLLGALLSGLRASAKITFKSIIQNDLGATLTLWSTCGRSRGGLYGEWQGVICTGENSSQVQKYLHQLWNTVLLVGLILCTGVIVQAQWQYRHYESSSEDLEMNLKQQVLKQLSAMKTRKYFPNKRHKTQSQEHESCAVCLEEFHKNQCLRVLPCLHEFHRDCVDPWLLLQQTCPLCKRNVLEGDPCGHS from the exons ATGGTGGACGTGTGTTGGAAGCGGCTCGGCTTTTATCTGCTCCTCACTGCCTCCCTCCTCCGTTGGTGCGCGGCGGCGGCCGCCGAGAAGGTGGCGCTGGTGGACGTCTTGCTGATGGATGCGCAGCGGGGCTGGTCGGCCGAGTTCGGCTTCAGGTCGGGCAGCAACTACCGGCTGCAGGGGACGGTGCTGGCGCCTGGCAGCGGCCAAGGTAACGAGGGGCTGTGCGCCTTTCCCAAACATAACCCGGACAGCTTAGAAGGAAGCTTAATATTA GTTAAAGATGAACCATTGGACATTCAGCCAAGCAAGGGAGAGAAATGGATTGGAGTCGTTTCTGTTGATGATGACCAGGTTGAAAAAAAAGGAAGCAGCAAGCAGGAATGGTTTGCTGCTGCAGTTATTAATAAG ATGAAAAGAGCACTTGTTCTAGGAGCATCAGCTCTGTTAATTTTGGTTTTGAATCAAAATGCCTTCACTGAG ATGGACATCTCTCAAGTACTTTCTAAACCTGTAGTTGTAATGCAGAGCTCCGAAAATGTGACAAAACTTCTGGGAGCCTTGTTAAG TGGGCTTCGTGCATCTgccaaaataacttttaaaagcaTAATTCAGAATGATCTG GGAGCAACATTAACGCTGTGGTCAACCTGTGGGCGCTCACGAGGTGGGCTGTATGGGGAATGGCAGGGAGTGATTTGTACAGGAGAGAACAGCTCTCAGGTTCAG AAATATCTGCATCAGCTGTGGAACACTGTTCTACTGGTGGGCTTAATCCTGTGTACTGGAGTCattgtacaggcccagtggcaaTATAGACACTACGAATCTAGTTCTGAAGATTTGGAG ATGAACTTAAAACAACAAGTTTTAAAGCAGTTATCGGCAATGAAAACtagaaaatattttccaaataaaagacacaaaacacAGTCACAAGAGCATGAAAGTTGTGCGGTGTGCTTGGAAGAATTCCACAAAAATCAG TGTTTACGTGTGTTGCCTTGTCTACACGAGTTTCACAGGGATTGTGTTGATCCTTGGTTGCTGCTTCAACAGACTTGCCCCCTGTGTAAGCGAAATGTACTTG AAGGTGATCCATGTGGCCACAGCTGA
- the LOC144605908 gene encoding RING finger protein 215-like isoform X3: protein MVDVCWKRLGFYLLLTASLLRWCAAAAAEKVALVDVLLMDAQRGWSAEFGFRSGSNYRLQGTVLAPGSGQGNEGLCAFPKHNPDSLEGSLILVKDEPLDIQPSKGEKWIGVVSVDDDQVEKKGSSKQEWFAAAVINKMKRALVLGASALLILVLNQNAFTEMDISQVLSKPVVVMQSSENVTKLLGALLSGLRASAKITFKSIIQNDLGATLTLWSTCGRSRGGLYGEWQGVICTGENSSQVQMNLKQQVLKQLSAMKTRKYFPNKRHKTQSQEHESCAVCLEEFHKNQCLRVLPCLHEFHRDCVDPWLLLQQTCPLCKRNVLEGDPCGHS, encoded by the exons ATGGTGGACGTGTGTTGGAAGCGGCTCGGCTTTTATCTGCTCCTCACTGCCTCCCTCCTCCGTTGGTGCGCGGCGGCGGCCGCCGAGAAGGTGGCGCTGGTGGACGTCTTGCTGATGGATGCGCAGCGGGGCTGGTCGGCCGAGTTCGGCTTCAGGTCGGGCAGCAACTACCGGCTGCAGGGGACGGTGCTGGCGCCTGGCAGCGGCCAAGGTAACGAGGGGCTGTGCGCCTTTCCCAAACATAACCCGGACAGCTTAGAAGGAAGCTTAATATTA GTTAAAGATGAACCATTGGACATTCAGCCAAGCAAGGGAGAGAAATGGATTGGAGTCGTTTCTGTTGATGATGACCAGGTTGAAAAAAAAGGAAGCAGCAAGCAGGAATGGTTTGCTGCTGCAGTTATTAATAAG ATGAAAAGAGCACTTGTTCTAGGAGCATCAGCTCTGTTAATTTTGGTTTTGAATCAAAATGCCTTCACTGAG ATGGACATCTCTCAAGTACTTTCTAAACCTGTAGTTGTAATGCAGAGCTCCGAAAATGTGACAAAACTTCTGGGAGCCTTGTTAAG TGGGCTTCGTGCATCTgccaaaataacttttaaaagcaTAATTCAGAATGATCTG GGAGCAACATTAACGCTGTGGTCAACCTGTGGGCGCTCACGAGGTGGGCTGTATGGGGAATGGCAGGGAGTGATTTGTACAGGAGAGAACAGCTCTCAGGTTCAG ATGAACTTAAAACAACAAGTTTTAAAGCAGTTATCGGCAATGAAAACtagaaaatattttccaaataaaagacacaaaacacAGTCACAAGAGCATGAAAGTTGTGCGGTGTGCTTGGAAGAATTCCACAAAAATCAG TGTTTACGTGTGTTGCCTTGTCTACACGAGTTTCACAGGGATTGTGTTGATCCTTGGTTGCTGCTTCAACAGACTTGCCCCCTGTGTAAGCGAAATGTACTTG AAGGTGATCCATGTGGCCACAGCTGA